A stretch of DNA from Lycium ferocissimum isolate CSIRO_LF1 chromosome 4, AGI_CSIRO_Lferr_CH_V1, whole genome shotgun sequence:
gtgcccacacattcatcgcaacattctcatttccgcaactttcatcttttggatgTAAGAGTTCTTGACTGCCCAAAACGCTGGCCCCAAAGTCGATCTCATGACCACTTTGTAAAAcctgcctttaagttttggtggcaccttcttatcacacaacaCTCCTAAAGCGagcttccatttcatccatcctccaccaatacgatgtgagatatcatcgtcaatatccccattttcttatataatagacccaagatatttaaaacttcctttcttttggatggcctgggtaccaagcctcacttccacgaAAGCCTCATGTGTCacgtcactgaacttgcactccatgtactccgtcttggtcctactcaacttgaaccttttagattccaaagtttgtctccaaacctccagcttagcgttCACTCCGCTGCATGACTCGTcaatcaagactatgtcatccgtGAATAACATACACTATGGCACctcacctcaccttgaatttgccgcGTCAAACCATCCATCaccaaagcaaataaaaataggctaagagctgatccctggTGCAACCACATCTCCACTTGGAAGTATTCCGAGTCTCCTCACACTGTCCTTACCCTAGTCTTGGCTCCCTCATCATGTCCTTGATCGCCCTAATGTATGCTAaaggtacacctttagcctccaagcatttCCATAAAACCTTTTTTGGCACTTTATCGTAGGCCATTTCTAGGTCGAAAAAAACCATGTGtaagtccctcttcctctccctatctTTTGCTCCACCAGTCTTCTCACAAGATGAATGGCTTCTATAGTCGAACGCTCTGGCATGAATCTGAACTGGTCCTCTGAAATAGACATGCCTCTTCTTACCCCCATCTCCACCAccatttcccacactttcatagtgtgtcGTAGTATCTTGATCCcgctatagttgttgcaactttgaATATCACCTTTGTTCTTGTACAAAGGAACCATCATACTCCACCTCCATTCCTAGAGCATCTTCACCgtcttaaaaataatattaaacaATCCAGTCAACTACTCCAAACCTGCCCTGCCTGTACTCTTCCAAAACTCCCCAGGAATCTCGTCAGGCCCGGTCGCTCTTCCCCTGTGCATCCTACGAACGGCACCCTTAACCTCCTCcacctttatactcctacaatacaCAAAATCGCAACGCCTCTCAGAGTGCTCCAAATCTCCAACACAATGTCTTTGTTACCTTCCTCGTTCAAGAGTTTATGGAAGTATGACTTccatctccgtctaatgagAGCTTCCTCCACCAATACTTTGCCATCCTCATCCTTGATGCACTTTACTTGATCCAGGTCCCGTGCCTTCCTATTCCTCGCCTTGGCTAGCCTGAACAACTTTTTATCCCCGTCTTTGTCCTCTAGTTCTGCATATAGTCGTTCAAAAGCTACCGTTTTGCCGCCGAAACAGCCAACTTCGCTTCTTTTCCCGCAATCTTATACCTTTCCCTATTCGTCAGCTTCTCCTCATCGTCTTTGCTGTCTACCAACTTCGCGTACGCCACCTTCTTTGCTTCCACCTTCCCTtggacttctccattccaccaccagtcCCCTCGTTGCCCACCACGGCGACCTCTCGAGACTCCCAGTACATCTCTAGCTGCTTCCCTAATGCAACTGTCCGTCCTATCCCACATACTGCTCGTGTCCCCCCTACTCTCCCAAGCCCCCATAGCCATCAGCTTATCTCCCATCTCCTGGGTACTAGACAGAGTCAGACTACCCCACCTGATCTTCGGCTGGTCATCCACgatcctctttttcttttttatcataatctccaaatccatcaccaagAGCTTACCCTCtgaaaaaaattacagtgtatatatagggtagattttctgtatttatttacatatattaactttggATACCCTGAACAAATACAAAAGTTTAGCTCAAGcagttcagggtgttcaaaattttcTCTAGCGTCCTAGGTTCGAttccattaacaacattattttttatatttagcttttgttgttttttccaatccattgaatgaaaaattcCGAATGCCACCGATTCTTTCGGCAAGGTTTAATTGTTTTGGAACAGTAAACACAGACGCTTTTCTCACTCTGGGCAATGTGATTATGGGATGCAAGAAAGTGTAAGGTTTGTTAATTATAGTAAAGTTGGAAGCTATATCGATCTATATACTTTTTCTTTCTAAGAGTCAGATCTTATCGAgattcaaagtgaagttgaagtGACGCTTTCACAACACGTCCACAATATTCCAAATTAACCAAACCCCATATGGGGTCTCTTCCTTGTTGCCCTTTTCTCAGTCGAAACTGCATTTCCCTGTAGCACTATATGTTACAGCTATTCTACCTAACTTAATCATCATAGCTCAATAATGGagtacacttttcttttttttttttgttcgatTTCCAGcccaaaaaatcaaatttcaaatatatcACATGTGATATTATAACAACAAAACCATCCCAAAGAATGATCAAGATAATAATTTACTTGTTAATTAtagattttcttattttaaagtAGCGTTATTTCTGTATTTCTTTGTCTTGATCAGTCAAATTAATAGTGGTATCAAGGTTTTCTTCAATACCATCAAAGGATGTGATGCAGTGGATGGGCTGTTCCTCTCTTAACTAGAGGTCTCCGATTCAAGTCTTGGGTATGGCAAAATTCTCGGTAGGGAGCACTTCCCCTAAATAAGCCCTACGCGGCTCAAATCCGGATATACTTGAGCTCTAATGCGGGTCCCGAACACCGGGcggaaaatccaaaaaaaaaaaaaaaaaaaaaaaagctttgcTTCAATAGCTAATCTTGGCTAAGTTTCGAGCCACTTGTGTCATCATTTGGAGTTTTAAATCGTCCATAATAAATGGCATTAttagtttataaaaataaaacagattATGTTTTACAACATTTTTAAAATACTATAGTGTAACTTAAGTCCCATATAATACTGCAATTTGATAGAAACTTTCAGCATACGAGAAGAAGACTCAATTAATATGAGGAGCATAGTAAATGACCACTTCATTTATTGTTTTGTAAGGGATGTGCAAAGTCCAATATGGACCACTAAAAATGGACAGAGGAATAATAAGGTTTAAATAACATACGCGGATACGTGCACTACTTCGTGcataaatttaatttgttgaCGATAGAATGATCTagaaagaaaactaaaaagGCGGAAATGAGTTCAtcatacacaaaagaatatttgTAAATGTCCAAGACTAACTAAATATGGCTGGACAATAATGGCGTTCATAACTAAATTTTTGCCGTGCTTATTTTAGCCAAGTTGTtctgaaaaatagtatgttcgAAATTTGAAACCGGAAATTAAGAAAGATGTAATGGAAAGTAAAGATTTCCATGGAATAAAGAAACGAGAATATTTGAttgttgaattgaaaaaaatgagatactAGTATACTATCAAGAGATGTGATTGGAATGTATTTGTAATTTTTATCGGGATAGGTTGGACCAACGAATTTTTTATgtgaaatgatttttaaaaaatgcttATACATGTAAAAACGATTTTTTAATGAGTgcgataaaaaataaattaaacgcTACTAGTAAAAAAGCTATAGATGATTATGACTGAGGGAGATGCCATTAACCTCGGAATGTGTTGGGAGGAAGGAGATTTCTTCACTCTTAACAAGAAGTTGAGTTCGAGTCATGAAAACGGGAAAATTTATGAACACTTCCCGGCCCCTTCTAGAATGGATTCTACGCGACAAAAATCTTAGTTAGTCACATGGAGGTCTCAGTTCGGGCGATGAAAATGGAGAAATTTACGGTTGAGAATGCTTCCCCTTGAATATACTCTACGCAGTACAAATTTGGATTAGTCGGGCCAATGATGTTGGGATAGAAATAATTATGGCGACATACGGAAGCTAACAATTGCAAACTTTGACAGTGATAAACCAGACAACAAAGAACATATACTAAAAAAGCATTatattataatatgatttggtcaagTGACTATTATATTGAAAAACTAATACAAAAGGATAATACTAAAACTATGAGAGAATATTCTCCACCtaaacaaaactttttaaacCCTAAgggactacattgtggatgttattgtgttgtgttgtatgagAAAGATTCTTCAATCTATAAAGTTTCAAAACCTTTTCCTCCAAGGATTAGCCAAATATGGaacataattatatttttctttcagaAAAAGTAAAGCCATTATTGTTATACTTTGAGTTTCCtttaagaaaaaagtaaaattcaaatatggtaagaaaatcagAGTAAATCCTAACAAATAATTCGAAAACTAgataattacaaaaataccATTCAAGATTAATTTTGGCATATAAATATCTTGTCtaaaaaagttaaattaaaAAGCATATAAACGAAAAGGAAGATATTGGCAAACATGAGGACCAAAACAGTCCAGTATCTTTGAGTTTAGATTCAAAATGGTCCTATTTCTTTCACATGGACCATTAATAGTCCACTTTCTTTAACAAAGTGGTACAGTTTTAGTCTTTAACCCTAACACCATTTGTTTTTAACAGCCAGCACACCACATACCAGGCAGTTATCTCCAGCAACTGACATTGCTACCATTGAAGTTATGGCAAGATAAATGTTAGCAGAATCACCATAatttaggtacctaaaaatgCCAAGATAATTCACCTAAGGAATTTGCCGCTACTTCTTCCCATGTGGTGCTTGTTgtcatttcctttttaaaattaaagtcTTCATTGATCATTGATGTGCAAAAGTTACGAATTGAATTTGATATCCCAAATTTTATTCATGATCATTGAGTTTGAGACTATTGGTCTTTATCCTACCAAAAGGAATACAAAAAATGTGAGTTGGCGGTGCTTCTTGTCATacttctttcttgctctttgcTTCACACTCCACTAATCTGCAGCCATTTACGGATAAGAAATTGATGTAAATCAAGCGGCAAGATCGAGAAGTTTTTTAATATAATCACGAAAGTCGTGCGAGTTCTTAAGAAGATAGAAGTTAAAATTGTAGTGGTCATGTGTTCTATAGTTAGTTTTTATGTCAATGGGTCTATAAATTGGTAAATTG
This window harbors:
- the LOC132053855 gene encoding uncharacterized protein LOC132053855, which produces MDLEIMIKKKKRIVDDQPKIRWGSLTLSSTQEMGDKLMAMGAWESRGDTSSMWDRTDSCIREAARDVLGVSRGRRGGQRGDWWWNGEVQGKVEAKKVAYAKLVDSKDDEEKLTNRERYKIAGKEAKLAVSAAKRSIKVEEVKGAVRRMHRGRATGPDEIPGEFWKSTGRADGEDALGMEVEYDGSFVQEQR